The Pecten maximus chromosome 10, xPecMax1.1, whole genome shotgun sequence region TATGTATAAGAAACCTGCTGTAAAGTGGACATTTTGTGAACGTTTCCATTGTCTCTTAAGTAGACAAAGGCGATGCAACACCAGGGAGAGAGAGCCTCCGATCGCACCGAAACACAAAAGCTCTACAACTCGTGACGTCTCAAAAGCAAAACCCTGCCACTTCAGAGGGTAATACAATTTTAGATAAGCAAATTTGCGGTCACCAAGCTgttttaaagaatgttttataaCCTCAAGAAAGTTTTCGTTAGGAATGGAGTCATCTTCTACCATCAAAATATACCTTGGCGACATTGATCTGGCATGATCCAGGCAGTATATATAATCCGTGGTCTCCTTTCGATATGTATTGTTCTTTTCAATTATTCTTTTTTCTGATTCGCCATTGCTCTTTGTAATCATAGGAATATATAACGACACAAATCGAGCCTCTTTATGCTCCAAACCTTTAGTTTCAGTGTTACAGAGAAACAACTTTATGTCAAAGGACTTGTTCTTTCTCACAATCCTGTCTAATGCCGCCGCTGTTTGCGTAAGATACCCCAGCGAAAATTTCTTCACGGTCTTCCGTCTAACTGTCACAACGACAATTACGATGTCCATTTGATCTTCAAACTCTCTATCATAGAACTTCATTGAATCTGCAGGTTTCTTGGATTCAAAGTATCGCGTGGCTGTCCAAAGCCTCAACTTGTTAGATTCTGAGGCTCGTTCCAACAATTTATTTTGGTCATGATGGAAGAGTTTGAATAATGGTGATAGTGGaatatttttacacacaaatacTACAAgtagtatgaccagtaggtaaACAGTGAATAGAAACAAAGTACCCGTAGATAGTCTTTTACAACAGCATATGTTAACACGTACCAGCATTTTTGTAATCTCGTGTTCAAGTCCGAAAGTGgtgaaacaaacaaaatctgtAACACTCCAATGAATGTTTGGCAAAAAAATAGATCAATTTTAACTATATATGTGCCAGTGAAAAATACGGCATCCTTTGTAACGATAAACGAAGTAAATATGAAGTGATAGATTGTCTTGTTTCGGAACAGCCAGGAGGTTTCCTGCAACAAAAACGAAATTGTAACAAAATCGTTGACATCAGACAACGGAAACCCTACCTGAATCAGAGTCTAACACTAAAGTCCTGCTCTACGAACATATATCTAAGTACTGTCTCCTATCTCTCCATGATCAAACTATTGAGTACACTAGGTATACCTGTGTGCTTCTATAATTcggatttgacctatatttgtatgtcaGTGTCGTCAATAAAGCAGAAAACGCATGCTCTTAATGATAACCTGGTCTTAATATTCTTTTACAATAGTCTGCATGGAAGTCTATGCGTTTATTCATATGTTCCATGGTTtcattgatattaatttcaaagAGTTGGAATTAAGGTCTTTTTTATGCTAGTACggtatttatgttattttttttacaaatatcgTATAACCCAGctaagatatttatataaacacatacagTTAAAACTACCCTCACCCCAACCACGAATGATTTTAGATTCATTTTTAGAGAATACATTTCATTGCTGATTTTTCCCCCCCTACATAGTAGGCAAGGTAAGAAGGTATACATAACTACATACAACAAATGTATATCCACATTTTAACTTAATCGTTCACATGATACTAAACATATAGATTAAACTATGCAGATTGCAATTCACCTCCATGTAGTGGGAATTACTGCGACATGTCAAATGATATACTCTACGATGTGGGGGAACCAGCAGCGTTTCACAGGCTGGTTTTGTGGCGGAGTTTGGCAACCCCCACACAGGCTTTTGTTGTAATTGACTACCATTGTCATTTTGAGATGTTTATTTTTAGACGTTTTTTAATGATTGTGTTATGCTAtgttagttttgtattgttaaattgtattatgtttagaatttatattaaatgtcaccatatgCCATGTAGATCCCGGTAGTCACTGTCTTCTGTCCTTTTTTCTTACAATCATTGGATGCACTTCAGTCTTGTTTACtgtaaaagtatatatatttgatacgtACCTGATTTGAGCGCTTTCAGCTCTTGAAGCATTCCGCTACATCATGATCGCGCGAATTACATTTTCTATGTACTATTTCTTCAGAAAATATGAGGATTTGCTAATTCTTAATTGCGTTTATGGGTtacaatttgaaaattatctacattttatgTACTACTGTATAGCCTATACATACATGTCTCAAGAGATACTGAgttatgtatattaatatattgttttcttaAATCATAGACATAGTTTTGAATAATACCAATCTAACTAAAATGAGATGTTCATTATCCACTTCGTAAACTCCGTATGGACATTCATACCCCTGACGTGACCCCCGATGTGATGTTGTTAGATGTGCATAAGGAGTTTACGGAGTGGATAATgaacatctgattttaattagattagaATAATACTTACCTGCAGGTTGCGGCTTTCTTTTGTCTTGGAAGGATACCTGTGTGGGGAACGACATCGTACATGTAGTTCACGTTCTGTCGTTATACAGCTGAAACTCCACTTTTGTACATCGCAGTAAGTATTAGATTTGTATGCGTGACAATTGAATGAGGTATGTGGTCAACACACCTTGACGTGTAAAAAACCCAATATTGGTTATGAGATACAAGTCTATTCACACACTTAAAACATGAAGAAAATATATGAATAGACCATTTAACAAGTAGGGAGCTACAAGGTAGATTTACATGTGTCACAACACGTTATGCTGATATATCGATATATCTTATCATTAATTTCTTGCATCAGCACCCatactttttaatttaaaaataattttagttATAATGTGCTGTTCAATAGAAATTGTGTCCGATATGGTATGTGTAGTATAGTTTTTTGCGTATAAATCTCTCGAATTTCACGATAGAAACTTAAGTTACGGCAAGTTGTTGACTTGAATGTGAACTCGTCGTTGTGAATAATTGGATTAAATTATTAACTGTaaatcaaacaattttttttttctctcgaaaAACCTAATGTTTCTGTTGGGTGTCACTTTAATGTACCATAAGATAATAAACTGAGTgttcaaatatgtttttcttgTTAAAGTTGCTGCTACAACGGTAGGGGCAACACACCACccaaagaaaattaaaaacaatcaaTAAACATCTTTTGATAATTCGAGTTAAAAAGTGCTGTTCAATGGCAATATGTATCTGATATAGTATGTGGGACGTCGTATTTCAAACCTCCGTGTACATGCACTCCATTGGTCATCGGAATATCTCTCCTAAAATCTAATACAgattatttacattgtaatatttgcTATCTAATTCCTATATCTATATCAGAAGTCAATGCTTTGAAAATTAGATAGATTTTTACAACGGTTTAAGATTCTTTCGTCGCGTAATTAATCTGACCGCCTCACTTGATCCGCCGAAACTGATTACAACCCGCTGACATGGACACTACCAGTGCTATATAACTGATGCAAATTTTTTGATAACTTATTCCATTGACttttatcattgatatataaatgagataattaatTTACATGTTTTACCATGTATAATTGTTATCTATTAGTTCATGTTCATATTCTAAACCATTGTCAttgtcaaaaaaatataaatgatgacACAATAGGTGATATAAGTCAATTGTTCGATGTATGTGGTAACATCGACATGGTTTTTAAGTTATTGGAGCAGGGTTACTGTCATTGTGTGAATCAAGGATGAATATTGCTCAAATTCTATCTGATTCTatcgaaaaataaaattcagTAGCCTCCGTTTGACATTAATAGGTTTTATACTATCAGTTCACCACTgactgtaaatattttaatatagcCTCTAAGAAACAAACAACCCAATAACAATCCCGATACcgtttgtttatatgtgtatgCTAATAGTCTACTGGAAAACAACGAAAACAAAGAAATCGTCAACTCTTAAGTATTCTCATTTCTGATTTCATCCTTCATCTCAAATTTTCGTATTTTATGTGCTTCCGTATATCTCACGATCGTATCGCTGTATATCTTTCCTTTGGAATAATGCCCTCTTCAGGCGTTGGTGAAGCCGATCCTTCGGATTTTTTTTGTATCGGACATGTTAGTCTACAAATTGTAACTAATAAAGACACACGTTTGGAGGAAGGACCCTTAAAAGCTGAACATGACGTAAAACGTTGTTTATAAGGCTTCCTGGGAATTGTGAAGAAAACATGAGCTAGACATGTCCGCACCATAAGTTACAGGAGTATAAAAGTGTAATTAGCTAGCAATTCGTCTTAACAAAagagatttttgaaaatatataatgttcattGGGTATCAAGCAGGAAGCATAGTACAATGTAGTTCAGAGTAAGGAGCAAATGAATGGATGCCTTCCTTCGCCGACACATCTATCATATAAAAcgttaaatgtgtttttgaCATCGGCATTAAAGGTTGGTTTGGTTTTCAATTAttcaacgtcctatcaacagttatagCAATCTAAGAACATTTCCCCCTCGTGCGATTTGCATACGTGTGATTTGTGTGGCGTGTTTTTGGGAGGTGCATTATCTTCGTGTtttctccttgtgatagcgcgaaaCTGATGCCTTTATAGTGCTAGCTCACTGAATCATACTGTCGGCAGTCGTATAgggacactccacccggtcataTTTTCCTGCCAACAAGTAAACCAGTCCCATTACCACAATGTTGAGCTGTAAGCGGGAATAGTAACAGCAATTTCGGAGGCTGTAGATAGAACGCATCAGCCAGGAGAAACAACCCAAATCTGTCCTTACATGGGGGGACGCTCAACTAATGGCGacaagtgaggcattgtcacgGTGACATTATGCAGAGagaaaaaaacttatttttaaaaaaacagacaaaagaTAAGACTGCAAATCTATCCGCCTCTTACGAATCATGTTTTGGGGATAGCATgtacaattattacgccctTTCTGCGGGGTTTGTGATCATCGAATATTTCAGAATAGTTGGCCACATAGATTTCAAACCACTCGAAGAGTGATTCCAGTTCAACATGCTCTTGTTTTACACGTGATATTATTCGCCATTTTATCAATCATTGTACTTTGTTTGTAACTATGAATTAATATTCGTAGTTTCCGTGTCATGAAATGCCttaaaattaatcaaaagtACCGGTTATTCCTCAAAGCAAGTGTAGGCCTGTACGTCCATTACACTAAATAAGCCGAGATATACTACCAATAGATTACTAATATCGTGACGATGGACTTTTGTTATACATACACTGTGTATATtaatgaatttatattaaagGTGATATACCGACTTTGTATAACCGCTTTAAAAGATTCGGTTTAGTTGTTCATTAAATTGTCGACAACCTATAGTTGTCCATCATTCGGTAATAAATAGGAAGCTGATCGCAACTTCAGTAAAGGGAAATAACCAcgacaaaatattaaaacttgAAGCACCACCAGAAAGATTTTGATCAACATCAGAGTTTGAGAAAGATAATACACATCACTGTACGACAAAGTGCCTAAGAAAAGATTTGTCTCTGTTTTAAACCAGGCCAGGTGCAACAGTTAAAAAgtatcaacaaataaaaaattggATAACCGTTGCTGCTGGTAAAGTCGAACGGGACTCTAGATACCCTAAACGTATTGTAAGACTCCTGGTAAAGTTGGACGGTACTCTAGATACCCTCAATGTATtgtaggactccaggtaaagtCGGACGGGACTCTAGATACCCTAGTCGTATTATAGGACTCATGGTAAAGTCGGACGGGACTCTAGATACCCTAGTCGTACtgtaggactccaggtaaagtCGGACGGGACTCTAGTTACCCCAGTCGTATTGTAGTACTCCAGGTAAAGTCGGACGGGACTCTAGATACCCTAGTCGTATtgtaggactccaggtaaagtCGGACGGGACTCTAGATACCCTAGGCGTATtgtaggactccaggtaaaatCGAACGGGACTCTAGATACCCTAGTCGTATtgtaggactccaggtaaagtCGGACGGGACTCTAGATACCCCAGTCGTATtgtaggactccaggtaaagtCGGACGAGACTCTAGATACCCTAGTCGTATtgtaggactccaggtaaagtCGGACGGGACTCTAGATACCCCAGTCGTATtgtaggactccaggtaaagtCGGACGAGACTCTAGATACCCTAGTCGTATtgtaggactccaggtaaagtCGGACGGGACTCTAGTTACCCCAGTCGTattataggactccaggtaaagtCGGACGGGACTATAGATACCCTAGTCGTATTGTAGGACTCTAGGTAAAGTCGGACGGGACTCTAGATACCCTAGTCGTATtgtaggactccaggtaaagtCGGACGGGACCCTAGATACCCCAGTCGTTTtgtaggactccaggtaaagtCGGACGGGACTCTAGATACCCTAGTCGTATtgtaggactccaggtaaagtCGGACGGGACTATAGATACCCTAGTCGTATtgtaggactccaggtaaagtCGGACGGGACTCTAGATACCCCAGTCGTATtgtaggactccaggtaaagtCGGACGGGACCCTAGATACCCCAGTCGTTTtgtaggactccaggtaaagtCGAACGGGACTCTAGATACCCTAGTCGTATtgtaggactccaggtaaagtCGGACGGGACCCTAGATACCCTAGTCGTATtgtaggactccaggtaaagtCGGACGGGACTCTAGATACCCTAGTCGTATtgtaggactccaggtaaagtCGGACGGGACTCTAGATACCCCAGTCGTATtgtaggactccaggtaaagtCGGACGAGACTCTAGATACCCTAGTCGTATtgtaggactccaggtaaagtCGGACGGGACTCTAGATACCCCAGTCGTATtgtaggactccaggtaaagtCGGACGAGACTCTAGATACCCTAGTCGTATtgtaggactccaggtaaagtCGGACGGGACTCTAGATACCCTAAACGTATtgtaggactccaggtaaagtCGGACGGGACTCTATATACCCCAGTCGTATtgtaggactccaggtaaagtCGGACGGGACTCTAGATACCCTAGTCGTATTGTAGGACTCCTGGTAAAGTCGGACGGGACTCTAGATACCCTAGTCGTATTGTAGGACTCCTGGTAAAGTCGGACGGGACTCTAGATGCCCTAGTCGTACtgtaggactccaggtaaagtCGGACGGGACTCTAGATACCCTAGTCGTATTGTAGGACTTATGGTAAAGTCGGACGGGACTCTAGATACCCTAGTCGTATTGTAGGACTCCTGGTAAAGTCGGACGGGACTCTAGATACCCTAGTCGTATTGTAGGACTCCTGGTAAAGTCGGACGGGACTCTAGATGCCCTAGTCGTACtgtaggactccaggtaaagtCGGACGGGACTCTAGATACCCTAGTCGTATTGTAGGACTCATGGCGAAGTCGGACGGGACTCTAGATACCCTAGTCGTATtgtaggactccaggtaaagtCGGACGGGACCCTAGATACCCTAGTCGTATTGTAGGACTCCTGGTAAAGTCGGACGGGGCTCTTGATACCCTAGTCGTATtgtaggactccaggtaaagtCGGACGGGACCCTAGATACCCTAGTCGTATTGTAGGACTCCTGGTAAAGTCGGACGGGGCTCTTGATACCCTAGTCGTATtgtaggactccaggtaaagtCGGACGGGACTCTAGATACCCTAGTCGTATtgtaggactccaggtaaagtCGGACGGGACCCTAGATACCCTAGTCGTATtgtaggactccaggtaaagtCGGACGGGACTCTAGATACCCAAGTCGTATtgtaggactccaggtaaagtCGGACGGGACTCTAGATACCCCAGTCGTATtgtaggactccaggtaaagtCGGACGAGACTCTAGATACCCTAGTCGTATtgtaggactccaggtaaagtCGGACGGGACTCTAGATACCCCAGTCGTATtgtaggactccaggtaaagtCGGACGAGACTCTAGATACCCTAGTCGTATtgtaggactccaggtaaagtCGGACGGGACCCTAGATACCCTAGTCGTATTGTAGGACTCCTGGTAAAGTCGGACGGGACTCTAGATACCCTAAACGTATtgtaggactccaggtaaagtCGGACGGGACTCTATATACCCCAGTCGTATtgtaggactccaggtaaagtCGGACGGGACTCTAGATACCCTAGTCGTATtgtaggactccaggtaaagtCGGACGGGACTCTAGATACCCTAGTCGTATTGTAGGACTCCTGGTAAAGTCGGACGGGACTCTAGTTACCCTAGACGTACTGTAGGACTTATGGTAAAGTCGGACGGGACTCTAGATACCCTAAACGTATTGTAGGACTCCTGGTAAAGTCGGACGGGACTCTAGATACCCTAGTCGTATTGTAGGACTCCTGGTAAAGTCGGACGGGACTCTAGATACCCTAAACGTATTGTAGGACTCCTGGTAAAGTCGGACGGGACTCTAGATACCCTAGTCGTATTGTAGGACTCCTGGTAAAGTCGGACGGGACCCTAGATACCCTAGTCGTATTGTAGGACTCCTGGTAAAGTCGGACGGGACTCTAGATACTCCAGTCGTATTGTAGGACTCCATGTAAAGTCGGACGGGACTCTAGATACCCTAGTCGTATtgtaggactccaggtaaagtCGGACGGGACCCTAGATACCCTAGTCGTATTGTAGGACTCATGGTAAACAGGGCTCTGATTTGCATAGTGTATTTGGTTGGTAAATGGACGGACTTAATTTTCCCTAGTTTCTCGGTGTCGAGGAAATCTAGACCCTTATTAATAGAACTACCGGTAGTCCGAGGCAAGTCGTAGCGTAGTAGGACACTAAATAAGCGAGACTTAATACCCTAGATTTACTCATATCGGACGGATAGAACTGTTTGTAGGACTCCAGTGTGtatattaataatttatttagGAATCCAGAAAGTCGGAGGGACCGTTAAAAGATCGTTTGTTAGGTCCTGTAAAGTCACGGGactatatataaatcatatgaTGTTGTCCATCATTCAGTAATATACAGGAAACTGATCGCCACTTCAGTAAAGGGAAATAACCGcgacaaaatattaaaacttgAAGCACCACCAGGAAGATTTTGATCAACATCAGAGTTTGAGAAAGATAATACACATCACTGTACGACAAAGTGCCTAAGAAAAGATTTGTCACAGTTTTAAAACAGGCCAGGTGCAAAAGTTAAAAAGgatcaacaaataaaaaaattggaTAACCGTTGGTGCTGGTAAAGTCGGATGGGACTCTAGATACCCTAAACGTATTGTAAGATTCCTGGTAAAGTTGGACAGGACCCTAGATACCCTAAACATATTGAAGAACTCCAGGTAAAGTTGGACGGGACTCTAGATACCCTAAACATATtgtaggactccaggtaaagtCGGACGGGACCCTAGATACCCTAGTCGTATTGTAGGACTCCTGGTAAAGTCGGACGGAACTCTAGATACCCTAGTCGTATtgtaggactccaggtaaagtCGGACGGGACTCTAGATACCCTAGTCGTATtgtaggactccaggtaaagtCGGACGGAACTCTAGATACCCTAGTCGCATtgtaggactccaggtaaagtCGGACGGGACTCTAGATACCCTAGTCGTATtgtaggactccaggtaaagtCGGACGGAACTCTAGATACCCTAGACGTATtgtaggactccaggtaaagtCGGACGGGACCCTAGATACCCTAGTCGTATTGTAGGACTCCTGGTAAAGTCGGACGGGACTCTAGATACCCTAGTCGTATtgtaggactccaggtaaagtCGGACGGGACTCTAGTTACCCCAGTCGTTTTGTAGGACTCCTGGTAAAGTCGGACGGGACTCTAGTTACCCTAGTCGTATtgtaggactccaggtaaagtCGGACGGGACTCTAGTTACCCTAGTCGTATTGTAGGACTCCTGGTAAAGTCGGACGGGACTATAGATATCCTAGTCGTATtgtaggactccaggtaaagtCGGACGGGACTCTAGATACCCTAGTCGTATtgtaggactccaggtaaagtCGGACGGGACCCTAGATACCCCAGTCGTATtgtaggactccaggtaaagtCGGACGGGACTCTAGATACCCTAGTCGTATtgtaggactccaggtaaagtCGGACGGGACCCTAGATACCCTAGTCGTATTGTAGGACTCCTGGTAAAGTCGGACGGGACTCTAGATACCCTAGTCGTATtgtaggactccaggtaaagtCGGACGGGACTCTAGATACCCTAGTCGTATTGTAGGACTCCTGGTAAAGTCGGACGGGACTCTAGATACCCTAGTCGTATTGTAGGACTCCTGGTAAAGTCGGACGGGACTCTAGATACCCTAGTCGTATTGTAGGACTCCTGGTAAAGTCGGACGGGACTCTAGATACTCCTAGTCGTATTGTAGGACTCCATGTAAAGTCGGACGGGACTCTAGATACCCTAGTCGTATtgtaggactccaggtaaagtCGGACGGGACCCTAGATACCCTAGTCGTATTGTAGGACTCATGGTAAAGTCGGACGGGACTCTAGATATCCTAGTCGTATTGTAGGACTCCTGGTAAAGTCGGACGGGACTCTAGATATCCTAGTCGTATtgtaggactccaggtaaagtCGGACGGGACTCTAGTTACCCCAGTCGTattataggactccaggtaaagtCGGACGGGACTATAGATACCCTAGTCGTATTGTAGGACTCTAGGTAAAGTAGGACGGGACTCTAGATACCCTAGTCGTATtgtaggactccaggtaaagtCGGACGGGACCCTAGATACCCCAGTCGTTTtgtaggactccaggtaaagtCGGACGGGACTCTAGATACCCTAGTCGTATtgtaggactccaggtaaagtCGGACGGGACTATAGATACCCTAGTCGTATtgtaggactccaggtaaagtCGGACGGGACTCTAGATACCCCAGTCGTATtgtaggactccaggtaaagtCGGACGGGACCCTAGATACCCCAGTCGTTTtgtaggactccaggtaaagtCGGACGGGACTCTAGATACCCTAGTCGTATtgtaggactccaggtaaagtCGGACGGGACTATAGATACCCTAGTCGTATtgtaggactccaggtaaagtCGGTTCAGCTAATCAATTATTGTACCGTGATTGTTAGTGTCCATGTTTTATCTATGTGGTCGGACGGACATGATGCTTTGTCACAGTTTAGAAATAAAAAAGGGatttaaaacttattttaacATTAAGTGTAATTGTGTTCTAAGGTAACCAGCACTACAGGAACAATTTTATCATTACGAAATAAAGACGTTGTGATTGTAAGAAGTCCCGGATGTAAATTTTATACCTTACAGGAATTTCTCATGTCACGAACTGcaggtaaatataacacagggaaGTAAAGTATGGTATTAAATCACGACAAACGAAAACAATGTTTGCcatatcttttaaaaatatatgcTTGCCTTTGCTCACGTCTCTGGCTTCATTGACAACCAGGTCGCCATGACAACGACTACCAACCGCACGTGTGACTTACAATATTGCAAGTCGAATGCAACACGACGGATCGTGTAACAGCACCAGCTGGCGCGGGAAGGTAATTTGATTTGTCCCGTACAAATGCGCATTGAAGGAGACCGGGAGATGCCCCTTGCTACAGGATTCTGCACTGTTTACATACCTACGGTCGACAATGTTAATTAAGAGTAAGACGACCCTTTCGAAGGTGGATCAATGACACTTGTACTCCCCATATTACCCTTCACAAAATGTTTCACAAGAAATATTTTGGATAAGCTCTCTGAATTCtatagtatttatttatataccgCTTATAAACTAGGTCgttttatctaattcaaataatgttctattgaaaaatatttttaatttttatgtaATCATCccttaacaaatatttcatatgtaaagATAACAAACCGTTTGGTCATTTCTCAAATCTTTCTCGgcacaaatgtacagaaacacaTTTAGGTCAGACTGAGCTATTGGGGTGTCCTTTTTTATGAGCGAGAGATATACCTAGTTCGAGCGCCTGTGGGGAAGGATCGTTTTCATCCGAAGATGCATTACACCTCTCTGTTAGTAAATCTCTATAAGTACCCCTTCCGCCTCCCACTCCACTAAGGTCAGTACACCTCCTAGGAACATCTACTCAGTGACCCCCTCCC contains the following coding sequences:
- the LOC117336632 gene encoding transmembrane protein 246-like, whose translation is MLVRVNICCCKRLSTGTLFLFTVYLLVILLVVFVCKNIPLSPLFKLFHHDQNKLLERASESNKLRLWTATRYFESKKPADSMKFYDREFEDQMDIVIVVVTVRRKTVKKFSLGYLTQTAAALDRIVRKNKSFDIKLFLCNTETKGLEHKEARFVSLYIPMITKSNGESEKRIIEKNNTYRKETTDYIYCLDHARSMSPRYILMVEDDSIPNENFLEVIKHSLKQLGDRKFAYLKLYYPLKWQGFAFETSRVVELLCFGAIGGSLSLVLHRLCLLKRQWKRSQNVHFTAGFLYIIVVIYLIGRQNIMTFRSWSHHLHLLLPSPACCTPAMLYPVDAVPSLVHFLNSSQHQENEEHIDLQIYNFTMTNNLPGYQVEPNLFRHVGMVSSLSSKIKQPEEFL